The genomic segment CATTTACAATTTTTAATTTGTCTTTATCAAATTTGAAAACTTTTTTTGGACAAATTTCTTCAGCTTCTTTTATTTTGCAATTATTTAAAGTTATTTTTGCAGGATGATGATAATATGCTAATCCTGGAGACCATTTTGCATGTTCTTTTCCTTTTCCTAAAATTGCAGTTGCTTCTAATTCTAAAGTTTGACCTTTTAATAATTTAACAATAATTATTTGTGGGTAAGCTGGTTTTATTTTTGGATCTTGAGCTTGTAAATTTTCTGCATAAACTACTGCTGGTCCTTTTGCTTTAAGTGATAAAGTTGTTTGACATCTTGCACAACCTTCTCCTTTACATTTACAATCTTGTTTTAATTCATACCCTTTAATATCTGATTTTAATGGAATTAATCCTAGTCTATGTGCAATCATTTCATCATATAATGCAGATGAGTTTTTCGAGATTTTTACAGTATTAATTGCCATAGTTGGAACTTCATCAAGAATAGTTCTTCTTAGTGAGTTTGCAAATTGTGCAGTTATATTTTTAGCTAAGAATGAAATACTGTCTTTCTTTTTTTCAATTAATTTTATGTTCATACTCTTCTACCTCTTTTTCCACCTTTCTTTCTACATCCACCATGTGGAATAGGTGTAACATCTTCTATTGAACCCACTTTTAATCCTGATCTTGATAATGTACGAATAGCTGCTTGTGCACCTGGGCCCGGTGATGCTGGTCCATTTTGTCCACCTGGAGCTTTTACTTTAATATGAATTCCTGATAATCCTTTTTCTTTGCATCCTTCTGCAACTATTTTTGCTGCACTCATTGCTGCAGTTGGTGAACTTTCCATTCTATCTGATTTAACAACCATTCCACCAGATGCTCTTGCAATGGTTTCTTTACCAGACATATCAGTAACATGAATAATAGTATTATTATAACTAGACATAATGTGTGCAATTCCCCATTTTATTTTTTCAATTTTTGCCATTTTTATTCTTCAACTTTCTTTTTTATTTTTTCAATTTTTTCTTTTATAACTCTTTCTGGATGTTCTGAATTTGAAAGTTTTGAAGAAGGTCTAAAAGTAATTAATGATTCTTCTTCAATTGGAACAATATAAGATGGTGAAGTTATTTTCTTGTTGTTAATACTAATATGTCCATGAGTTACAAATTGTCTTGATTGTGAAACTGTTTTTGCAAGGCCTTTTTTTACTAATAATGTTTGAAGTCTTCTATTAAGAATACTATCCAAACTTAGGGCAAGAACATCATCTAATGAAGAGTCTTTGTTTAATAATGATAATTTTGTTAATTTAGTGATTAATTGTTTTTGTTCTTTTTTTGATTGTTCGGTATCAAGAGCTTTAAGATTTTTAGCTTGTTTTCTAAATCTTCTAAGAATATGTTCCATCTTAAGAATTTCTCTTCTGTTTTTTAATCCGAACTCTTTAAGAATAAGTTTATCTCTATCTATTCTTTCTTTCCTCCAAGGATGTCTTGGAGTTTCATACTTCTTCCTTTGTTTTTTAGGATCTCCCATTTTTAGCTGGTGTTAATTATTTTTTATCAGCTTTAGCAGGTGCAGTTTGTGCTCTTTTTACTACACCTACAGCCCTTCCCTTTCTGAAGTGGGCTTTAGTTCTCTGGCCTCTTACTGGTAGGCCTTGTCCGTGTCTAATACCTCTTCTACATCTAATCTTTTTGAGGTTTTTAATATCAACATCTTTTTGGAACTTTAATTTTGATGAAACTAAGTGAAAGCTTTTATTTGTTTCCATATCACGTCTTCTGTTTAACATCCATTCTGGTACATTTGGTGATTTTATAGTGTCTGAAATCAGCTCTATTTCCTTTTCTGATAGGTCTCCGACCTT from the Candidatus Woesearchaeota archaeon genome contains:
- a CDS encoding 30S ribosomal protein S4; amino-acid sequence: MGDPKKQRKKYETPRHPWRKERIDRDKLILKEFGLKNRREILKMEHILRRFRKQAKNLKALDTEQSKKEQKQLITKLTKLSLLNKDSSLDDVLALSLDSILNRRLQTLLVKKGLAKTVSQSRQFVTHGHISINNKKITSPSYIVPIEEESLITFRPSSKLSNSEHPERVIKEKIEKIKKKVEE
- a CDS encoding 30S ribosomal protein S13 yields the protein MEHNADFKHIVRVAETDLDGNKPLARALRKIKGIGYSFSNAICGLTGLDRKKKVGDLSEKEIELISDTIKSPNVPEWMLNRRRDMETNKSFHLVSSKLKFQKDVDIKNLKKIRCRRGIRHGQGLPVRGQRTKAHFRKGRAVGVVKRAQTAPAKADKK
- a CDS encoding DNA-directed RNA polymerase subunit D, whose product is MNIKLIEKKKDSISFLAKNITAQFANSLRRTILDEVPTMAINTVKISKNSSALYDEMIAHRLGLIPLKSDIKGYELKQDCKCKGEGCARCQTTLSLKAKGPAVVYAENLQAQDPKIKPAYPQIIIVKLLKGQTLELEATAILGKGKEHAKWSPGLAYYHHPAKITLNNCKIKEAEEICPKKVFKFDKDKLKIVNEEACDLCNACVELVNNDSIKIEPIREEFIFEIESFGQLDPKTMVLTALELLKVKTDGVAEHLK
- a CDS encoding 30S ribosomal protein S11, which encodes MAKIEKIKWGIAHIMSSYNNTIIHVTDMSGKETIARASGGMVVKSDRMESSPTAAMSAAKIVAEGCKEKGLSGIHIKVKAPGGQNGPASPGPGAQAAIRTLSRSGLKVGSIEDVTPIPHGGCRKKGGKRGRRV